A region from the Methanofollis liminatans DSM 4140 genome encodes:
- a CDS encoding DUF47 domain-containing protein yields MGDPSKEQGKKRRLDIFGSIFPREYDFEGMLADQAGHIQVGVQTFVNWLQTRPLQNPAKLEELEGEADRMRHDLEEKLITSFSTPFDRQDIYSISRQIDYILNYAGETAREMYAFGVEPDGPIAGMADALLAGTACVAAGVKVMNRNNAELEEQIRLARAAIHRIEDIYIMGMADLLHTNDAMAALRKREVYHHLRDAGRALRNTADIMHRTAVGLA; encoded by the coding sequence ATGGGAGATCCATCAAAAGAGCAGGGAAAAAAAAGGCGGCTGGACATCTTCGGCTCCATCTTCCCGAGGGAATATGATTTCGAGGGAATGCTTGCCGATCAGGCGGGCCATATCCAGGTGGGCGTGCAGACGTTCGTGAACTGGCTGCAGACCCGTCCCCTCCAGAACCCGGCGAAACTGGAGGAGCTGGAGGGGGAGGCAGACCGGATGCGCCACGACCTGGAGGAGAAGCTGATCACCTCCTTCTCCACCCCCTTCGACCGGCAGGACATCTACAGCATCTCGCGGCAGATCGACTATATCCTGAACTACGCCGGCGAGACGGCGCGGGAGATGTACGCATTCGGTGTTGAGCCCGACGGCCCGATCGCCGGGATGGCCGACGCCCTGCTCGCCGGAACAGCCTGTGTCGCCGCCGGCGTTAAGGTGATGAACCGGAACAACGCCGAACTGGAGGAGCAGATCAGGCTGGCCCGCGCGGCGATACACCGGATCGAGGACATCTACATCATGGGCATGGCCGACCTGCTGCACACGAACGACGCGATGGCGGCCCTGCGAAAACGGGAGGTCTACCACCACCTCAGGGACGCCGGGCGGGCGCTGCGGAACACGGCCGATATCATGCACCGGACGGCGGTCGGGCTGGCGTGA
- a CDS encoding inorganic phosphate transporter: MLDVAAITILLAFAFTFTNGFQDASSVAATLVASRSTTPKMGIVMVAGMSFLGAVLGGSAVAFTLSGLLTLDPGVQTLRVLLAAILSATLWNLATWSYGLPSSSTHALIGGLVGAGMAAAGMGSVYWGIEELLAPQPEVVGMVKILFFFVASVFVGFVGSYLMRRTTALLLRNAKKTVTWRIIGLNRITAALMAFFNGANDSQKQLGIIALVLFAAGESAAVEVPLWARLTCAVLLALGTLGGGWRIMRTLGRRIFKIEPIHSFDSQVSSAATIALSTLAGAPVSSTHVITTSVIGVGAAENPQRVHWGVGKEIVGAMVVTIPGTALSGALVYFVISLFTGA; this comes from the coding sequence ATGCTCGACGTTGCGGCGATCACGATCCTTCTCGCATTCGCCTTCACCTTTACCAACGGGTTTCAGGACGCCAGCTCCGTGGCCGCCACCCTCGTCGCCTCCAGGTCGACGACGCCGAAAATGGGGATTGTCATGGTGGCCGGGATGTCGTTTCTTGGCGCCGTCCTCGGGGGGAGCGCCGTCGCCTTCACCCTCTCCGGCCTCCTCACCCTCGACCCCGGCGTCCAGACGCTCCGGGTGCTGCTGGCCGCCATCCTGAGCGCAACCCTCTGGAACCTTGCGACCTGGAGTTACGGCCTCCCCTCGTCGTCGACGCACGCCCTGATCGGCGGCCTGGTCGGCGCCGGCATGGCGGCGGCCGGGATGGGAAGCGTCTACTGGGGCATAGAAGAACTCCTGGCGCCGCAGCCCGAAGTGGTCGGGATGGTGAAGATCCTCTTCTTCTTCGTCGCCTCGGTCTTCGTCGGGTTTGTCGGCAGTTACCTGATGCGCAGGACGACCGCCCTTCTCCTCCGCAATGCAAAAAAAACGGTCACCTGGAGGATCATCGGCCTGAACAGGATCACGGCCGCACTGATGGCGTTCTTCAACGGGGCGAACGACTCCCAGAAACAGCTCGGCATCATCGCCCTGGTGCTCTTCGCCGCCGGCGAATCGGCGGCCGTCGAGGTCCCCCTCTGGGCGCGGCTCACGTGCGCCGTCCTCCTCGCCCTCGGGACGCTGGGCGGCGGGTGGCGGATCATGCGGACCCTGGGGCGGCGGATCTTCAAGATCGAGCCGATCCATTCCTTCGACTCCCAGGTCTCTTCCGCGGCGACGATCGCCCTCTCCACCCTCGCGGGCGCCCCGGTATCGTCGACGCACGTGATCACCACCTCGGTGATCGGGGTGGGTGCTGCGGAGAACCCGCAACGGGTGCACTGGGGGGTCGGAAAAGAGATCGTCGGCGCCATGGTGGTGACGATCCCCGGAACGGCGCTCTCGGGGGCGCTGGTCTATTTCGTAATCTCACTCTTCACCGGAGCGTGA
- a CDS encoding DUF61 family protein: MSYRPRITDDGVLRRWMALEIGRINEGLAAEQKSLARLLAEEHPATVTKAGGEYAFDRAVIRRLGERLPGGLHDRLRLPIIFRFTPDVKDSCYLADRTALEALQALGELSEMRTMQKGRAWVSRAIVYAMMEAYPTAIQIGMG, encoded by the coding sequence ATGTCGTACCGGCCGAGGATCACCGACGATGGCGTGCTGCGGCGGTGGATGGCCCTGGAGATCGGGCGGATCAACGAGGGGCTGGCGGCCGAACAGAAGAGCCTGGCCCGCCTGCTCGCGGAGGAGCACCCGGCGACGGTGACGAAGGCGGGCGGCGAGTATGCCTTCGACCGTGCGGTGATCCGGAGGCTCGGGGAGCGCCTCCCGGGCGGCCTCCACGACCGCCTCCGCCTCCCGATCATCTTCCGCTTCACGCCTGACGTGAAGGACAGTTGCTATCTCGCCGATCGAACGGCGCTGGAGGCCCTCCAGGCCCTGGGCGAGTTGAGCGAGATGCGGACGATGCAGAAGGGGCGGGCCTGGGTCTCGCGCGCGATCGTGTACGCGATGATGGAGGCCTACCCGACGGCGATACAGATCGGGATGGGATGA
- a CDS encoding HEAT repeat domain-containing protein codes for MAQMELLKKRPDLEELRMQHDIDGLVEILETHEEEGNRAARTLARMGDEAVEPLIKALKHKNEAIQWKAAMGLGEIGGPAVESLIQTIRTSERRVQLPALWALEQTGDERAVDFFIRVLDHKSEYCRQLAASSLLRIGNERGVQAANQRLNKESESFRGIVAEMIEGS; via the coding sequence ATGGCACAGATGGAATTGCTGAAGAAACGACCGGATCTCGAAGAACTCCGGATGCAACACGATATCGACGGTCTCGTCGAGATCCTGGAGACGCATGAAGAAGAGGGGAACCGCGCCGCACGGACCCTGGCCCGGATGGGCGATGAGGCGGTCGAGCCGCTGATCAAGGCCCTCAAACACAAGAACGAGGCGATCCAGTGGAAGGCGGCGATGGGCCTCGGGGAGATCGGCGGCCCGGCGGTCGAGTCCCTGATCCAGACGATCAGGACGAGCGAGCGGCGGGTGCAGCTCCCGGCCCTCTGGGCCCTGGAGCAGACTGGCGACGAGCGGGCGGTCGACTTCTTCATCCGCGTCCTGGACCACAAGAGCGAGTACTGCCGGCAGCTGGCAGCGTCGTCGCTTCTGCGGATCGGAAACGAACGCGGTGTCCAGGCCGCGAACCAGCGCCTGAACAAGGAGAGCGAGAGCTTCCGCGGGATCGTCGCCGAGATGATCGAGGGGAGCTGA
- a CDS encoding YegP family protein — protein sequence MPKGKFEVYNDKVGGYRFRLKASNGQIIAVSQAYKSRESCLKGIESVKNNAPNAEVFEVEE from the coding sequence ATGCCGAAAGGAAAATTTGAGGTGTACAACGACAAGGTCGGAGGATACAGGTTCAGGCTGAAGGCATCCAACGGCCAGATCATCGCCGTCAGCCAGGCCTACAAGTCCAGGGAGTCCTGCCTCAAGGGTATCGAGAGTGTGAAGAACAACGCCCCCAACGCCGAAGTCTTTGAAGTGGAAGAGTAA
- a CDS encoding DNA-methyltransferase: MHLTCPACGREWEYAGSAARPVCPSCKKRLGPVKKKTETSEFGVSKRECHDARPFYSRRIYAGPAAETPAPDAGGVVPPELLDTVLCMDSRRMDPLPDNSVHLMVTSPPYNVGKTYDEDLDLEEYLGLLREVFAETYRVLAPGGRACINVANVGRKPYIPYHSHIIGLMNEIGFLMRGEIIWNKASGAGVSTAWGSWCSASNPTLRDVHEYILVFSKGAYGRKRGGREDTITREQFLEWTKSLWTFPTESARKVGHPAPFPVELPYRCIQLYTFKGDVVLDPFAGAGTTGVAAVRAGRRFVCIDADEGYVARAKERLRAEGWNG; encoded by the coding sequence ATGCACCTCACCTGTCCGGCCTGTGGCCGGGAATGGGAGTATGCCGGGAGCGCCGCCCGCCCCGTCTGCCCTTCCTGCAAAAAACGGCTCGGCCCCGTTAAAAAAAAGACGGAGACGAGCGAGTTCGGGGTGTCGAAGCGCGAGTGCCACGACGCCCGCCCTTTTTACAGCCGGCGGATCTATGCCGGCCCGGCCGCGGAGACGCCCGCCCCGGACGCCGGGGGTGTCGTGCCCCCCGAACTCCTGGACACCGTGCTCTGCATGGACAGCCGGCGCATGGACCCGCTCCCCGACAACAGCGTCCACCTGATGGTGACCTCGCCGCCGTACAACGTGGGCAAGACCTATGACGAGGACCTGGACCTGGAGGAGTACCTCGGCCTCCTGCGGGAGGTCTTCGCCGAGACCTACCGGGTGCTCGCCCCCGGCGGGCGGGCCTGCATCAACGTGGCGAACGTGGGCCGGAAGCCCTACATCCCGTACCACAGCCATATCATCGGGCTGATGAACGAGATCGGGTTCCTGATGCGGGGCGAGATCATCTGGAACAAGGCCTCGGGCGCCGGGGTCTCGACGGCCTGGGGGAGCTGGTGCTCGGCCTCGAACCCGACACTGCGGGACGTCCACGAGTATATCCTGGTCTTTTCGAAGGGAGCGTACGGGCGCAAGAGGGGCGGGCGCGAGGACACGATCACCAGGGAGCAGTTCCTGGAGTGGACGAAGAGCCTCTGGACGTTTCCGACCGAGTCGGCGCGTAAGGTCGGGCACCCGGCGCCGTTTCCGGTGGAGTTGCCGTACCGCTGCATCCAGCTCTATACGTTCAAGGGCGACGTGGTGCTCGACCCGTTCGCGGGGGCCGGGACGACCGGGGTGGCGGCGGTGCGGGCCGGGAGGCGTTTTGTCTGCATCGATGCAGACGAGGGCTACGTGGCGCGGGCGAAGGAGCGGTTGCGGGCCGAGGGGTGGAATGGCTGA
- a CDS encoding GNAT family N-acetyltransferase: MAEEIRAGGLSLVPGTAADLTADRTALSVSLGAVVPAEWPPADLADALPVFLAWLTADPASTGWNLWYVVAGGTLVGSCGFLGRPSAEGEVEIGYGVLPAFRGRGYATAAAGALIGWAFAHPEVRRVTAQADPENRPSVRVLEKIGFVPDGAGDEGCVRFVLAGPDAQAT; this comes from the coding sequence ATGGCTGAGGAGATCCGGGCCGGAGGGCTCAGCCTGGTGCCGGGGACGGCGGCGGACCTGACGGCAGACCGGACGGCGCTCTCGGTCTCGCTCGGCGCCGTCGTGCCCGCCGAGTGGCCGCCAGCGGACCTGGCGGACGCCCTGCCCGTCTTCCTGGCGTGGTTGACCGCCGACCCGGCGAGCACCGGGTGGAACCTCTGGTATGTGGTCGCCGGCGGGACGCTGGTCGGGTCGTGCGGGTTTCTCGGGCGCCCTTCGGCCGAAGGCGAGGTCGAGATCGGGTACGGCGTGCTGCCGGCCTTCCGGGGGCGGGGGTATGCGACCGCGGCGGCGGGCGCCCTGATCGGGTGGGCGTTTGCGCACCCGGAGGTGCGGAGGGTGACGGCGCAGGCCGATCCTGAGAACCGCCCCTCGGTGCGGGTGCTGGAGAAGATCGGGTTTGTGCCTGACGGCGCCGGGGACGAGGGGTGCGTGCGGTTTGTGCTTGCAGGACCGGATGCGCAGGCGACCTGA
- a CDS encoding acetoacetate decarboxylase family protein has protein sequence MFRTQNDCTYLMPVHFGGGKFDPGTIVSQRTVALGITYETDGKLLENYIPEGFELLAPEVQVTFNKFTEINWMHGGYYNLINVAAPVRFHGKKDHLDGSYTLVVWENRTAPILGGREQTGIPKIYADIEDLHVLRPHYSTTVSYEGNTFLTMDFEAAGAVTGDDLEGLRSGFASINTIGWRYIPKVGAPGADLSQFVLYPQGMEVETAQVGTGTLKWTELTPVQNPAQYYIINSLAALPMKRITQAALMEGRAILRAMGARVIE, from the coding sequence ATGTTCCGAACGCAGAACGACTGTACCTACCTGATGCCCGTTCACTTCGGGGGCGGGAAATTTGATCCCGGGACGATCGTCTCCCAGAGAACGGTTGCACTCGGGATCACCTACGAGACCGATGGAAAACTTCTTGAAAACTATATCCCCGAGGGGTTTGAGTTGCTGGCGCCTGAGGTGCAGGTGACCTTCAATAAGTTCACCGAGATCAACTGGATGCACGGGGGGTACTATAACCTGATCAACGTGGCGGCGCCGGTCAGGTTCCACGGGAAGAAGGACCACCTGGACGGGTCGTATACTCTGGTGGTCTGGGAGAACCGGACGGCGCCGATCCTGGGCGGGCGGGAGCAGACGGGCATCCCGAAGATTTACGCGGATATCGAGGACCTGCACGTGCTGCGCCCCCATTACTCGACGACGGTCAGTTATGAGGGGAACACCTTCCTCACCATGGACTTTGAAGCGGCGGGGGCGGTCACCGGGGACGACCTGGAAGGGTTGCGGTCGGGTTTCGCCTCCATAAACACCATCGGGTGGCGGTATATCCCGAAGGTGGGCGCACCGGGGGCGGATTTAAGCCAGTTCGTCCTCTACCCGCAGGGGATGGAGGTGGAGACGGCGCAGGTGGGGACCGGCACCCTGAAGTGGACCGAACTGACCCCGGTGCAGAACCCGGCGCAGTATTACATCATCAACAGTCTTGCCGCTCTGCCGATGAAAAGGATCACGCAGGCGGCGCTGATGGAGGGCAGGGCAATTCTCCGTGCGATGGGGGCACGGGTCATCGAGTGA
- a CDS encoding SDR family NAD(P)-dependent oxidoreductase encodes MDSEYYTGKICIVTGANSGIGYAVSEELLKRGAIVYLAGRSREKIDAAAAQLQAYGDRVRTLIMDVTKQEEVQKGIEGTAAETGRLDFLFNNAGVGGTIPFERATLEDWRQIIDVNLWSVIYGVHTAVPIMLAQGSGHIVNTGSIAGIVPPPFQALYSLTKYGVVGMTECLKYEFAEKGLHFSVICPANIATPIFNKGIDGRAYGELRIPEDAYPAEKAASDILDRVAEHKGIIVVPEEPNTRLWQGYVMGTPEIEEVLRQMAHDRREAFEKGGTYF; translated from the coding sequence ATGGATTCAGAGTATTATACGGGTAAGATCTGCATCGTCACCGGTGCGAACTCCGGGATCGGGTATGCGGTCAGCGAAGAACTCTTAAAACGCGGGGCGATCGTCTATCTGGCCGGGCGGAGTCGGGAGAAGATCGACGCCGCGGCGGCGCAACTCCAGGCGTACGGGGACCGCGTCCGCACGCTGATCATGGACGTGACGAAGCAGGAGGAGGTGCAGAAGGGGATCGAGGGGACGGCGGCAGAGACCGGGAGACTGGATTTCCTCTTCAACAACGCAGGCGTCGGGGGGACGATCCCGTTCGAGCGGGCGACCCTCGAGGACTGGAGGCAGATCATCGACGTCAACCTCTGGAGCGTCATCTACGGCGTCCATACCGCCGTCCCGATCATGCTTGCGCAGGGGTCGGGCCATATCGTGAACACCGGGTCGATCGCAGGGATTGTGCCGCCGCCGTTTCAGGCGCTCTATTCGCTGACGAAATACGGGGTCGTCGGCATGACCGAGTGCCTGAAATACGAGTTTGCAGAGAAGGGGCTCCACTTTTCCGTGATCTGTCCGGCAAATATTGCGACCCCGATCTTCAACAAAGGGATCGACGGCAGGGCGTATGGCGAACTGAGGATCCCGGAGGACGCGTATCCGGCGGAGAAAGCGGCGTCAGATATCCTCGACCGGGTGGCAGAGCATAAAGGGATCATCGTGGTCCCGGAGGAGCCGAATACCCGTCTCTGGCAGGGATATGTGATGGGCACCCCGGAGATCGAGGAGGTGTTGAGGCAGATGGCGCACGACCGGCGGGAAGCGTTCGAGAAGGGCGGGACGTATTTCTGA
- a CDS encoding peptidylprolyl isomerase produces MAQCNASHILVGTMAEAQELMQRIASGEDFAALARKHSKCPSGKDGGKLGWFSRGQMVAPFEKACLAGKEGEVVGPVKTQFGWHVIRIDGKK; encoded by the coding sequence ATGGCACAGTGCAACGCCTCCCACATCCTGGTGGGAACCATGGCAGAGGCGCAGGAGCTCATGCAGCGGATCGCCTCAGGCGAAGACTTCGCGGCCCTCGCCCGGAAACACTCGAAGTGCCCCTCGGGCAAGGACGGGGGAAAACTCGGCTGGTTTTCGAGGGGGCAGATGGTCGCACCCTTCGAGAAGGCATGCCTCGCCGGGAAAGAGGGCGAGGTCGTCGGCCCGGTGAAGACCCAGTTCGGCTGGCACGTCATCAGGATCGACGGAAAGAAGTGA
- a CDS encoding PRC-barrel domain-containing protein, whose translation MSFASQVTVVYPRMEMLDRILGSSVKSVAEEHLGVIDSLMIDTSSGLVTFGVISSGGILGLGEKYFPVPWQALSREPGQDEYTLKVREETFKNAPSFDRGNPPRSDDLTWFERVYHFYGVEPVWEGGAR comes from the coding sequence ATGAGTTTTGCAAGTCAGGTAACGGTTGTCTACCCGAGGATGGAGATGCTCGACAGGATCCTCGGGAGTTCGGTGAAAAGTGTAGCAGAAGAGCACCTCGGCGTGATCGATTCCCTGATGATCGATACGTCCTCCGGGCTGGTCACCTTCGGTGTCATCTCCTCGGGCGGGATCCTGGGCCTCGGTGAGAAATACTTCCCTGTACCCTGGCAGGCACTCTCGCGTGAGCCAGGACAGGATGAATATACCCTGAAGGTCCGGGAGGAGACATTTAAAAATGCCCCAAGTTTCGACAGGGGCAACCCACCGAGGTCCGACGACCTCACATGGTTCGAACGGGTGTACCATTTCTACGGGGTCGAACCGGTCTGGGAAGGAGGGGCCAGGTGA
- a CDS encoding DUF4956 domain-containing protein: MLSDTELLFVAGSLVNLLFASIIVRYIYYLRNGEHTYIFTFLAFNTVVYFIMGLFTSVEISIGAGFGLFALFSVLRYRTETVPIREMTYLFVMVALPVLNSILLRTGAYAQLLLSDAVIILILWALEKGFGFRPELRRKQVVYEKIDLVRADRREEMIADLRERTGLDVVRCEVERIDFLRDTAEISVYYAGGPVEKK, from the coding sequence ATGCTGAGCGATACCGAACTGCTCTTCGTCGCCGGGTCCCTGGTCAACCTGCTCTTCGCCTCTATCATCGTCAGGTACATCTACTACCTGAGGAACGGCGAGCACACCTACATCTTCACCTTCCTGGCCTTCAACACCGTGGTCTATTTCATCATGGGGCTCTTCACCAGCGTGGAGATCTCGATCGGGGCCGGGTTCGGCCTCTTCGCCCTCTTCTCGGTGCTGCGCTACCGGACCGAGACGGTGCCGATCCGGGAGATGACCTACCTCTTCGTGATGGTGGCCCTGCCGGTCCTGAACTCGATCCTGCTCAGGACCGGGGCGTACGCGCAACTCCTCCTCTCGGACGCCGTGATCATCCTGATTCTCTGGGCGCTCGAGAAAGGTTTCGGCTTCCGGCCAGAACTCAGGCGAAAACAGGTCGTCTACGAGAAGATCGACCTCGTGCGGGCCGACCGCCGGGAGGAGATGATCGCCGACCTCAGGGAGCGGACCGGGCTGGACGTCGTCAGGTGCGAGGTCGAGCGGATCGATTTCCTCCGGGACACGGCGGAGATCAGCGTGTACTATGCCGGGGGCCCGGTGGAGAAGAAGTGA
- a CDS encoding polyphosphate polymerase domain-containing protein, translating into MMQSLSPPDRQNAGLDLAAALAAFEPITLDALEGSDANLLDRTETKFLMTADRFVQILPDLGDAYRVLEIEGARQGRYETEYYDTDGFLTYLQHHNGRATRYKLRFRHYLSSDTTFLEVKEKRNTGRTVKKRLETDGLPELSDPGPGTFLAESFPYDAGAFHPVLLTAYDRITLVARDHAERLTFDLNLTFDNGTESRSYPKVVIGEIKHDRALRRSPAMTALGRAGVRKTGFSKYCIGVSLLYAGLKHNRFKRNLLFLEKLSSEGGSVC; encoded by the coding sequence ATGATGCAGTCCCTATCCCCACCGGACCGTCAGAACGCCGGCCTCGATCTCGCCGCCGCCCTGGCGGCGTTCGAGCCGATCACCCTCGACGCCCTCGAAGGCTCTGATGCGAACCTCCTCGATCGGACCGAGACGAAATTCCTGATGACCGCCGACCGGTTCGTGCAGATCCTCCCTGACCTCGGGGACGCCTACCGGGTGCTGGAGATCGAGGGCGCCCGGCAGGGGAGGTACGAGACCGAATACTACGACACCGACGGTTTCCTCACCTACCTCCAGCACCACAACGGCCGGGCCACCCGCTACAAACTGCGGTTTCGGCACTACCTCTCCTCGGACACGACCTTCCTGGAGGTCAAGGAGAAGAGGAACACCGGGCGCACGGTCAAAAAACGCCTGGAGACCGATGGCCTCCCCGAGCTCTCAGATCCCGGGCCGGGGACGTTCCTTGCCGAATCGTTCCCCTACGACGCCGGGGCGTTCCACCCCGTCCTGCTGACGGCGTACGACCGGATCACCCTGGTCGCCAGGGACCACGCCGAGCGCCTCACCTTCGACCTGAACCTGACGTTCGACAACGGCACGGAAAGCCGTTCGTACCCGAAGGTGGTGATCGGCGAGATCAAGCACGACCGGGCCCTGCGCCGCTCGCCGGCGATGACCGCCCTCGGGCGGGCCGGTGTCAGGAAGACCGGGTTCTCGAAGTACTGCATCGGGGTCTCGCTCCTCTATGCCGGACTGAAGCACAACCGCTTCAAGCGAAACCTCCTCTTCCTGGAGAAACTCTCGTCTGAAGGAGGGAGCGTATGCTGA
- the preA gene encoding NAD-dependent dihydropyrimidine dehydrogenase subunit PreA: MPASPHTLKTTVGTLSLDNPFILASGPPTASGDQIRHAFRLGWGGAVTKTIVPDSMEITDVSPRFAAWKGEDTGLLGFENIELLSKRDLACWTGEIAAIKKEYPDRVLIASIMASPDPAEWRDLASAVVDAGADAVELNVSCPHGMPERGVGAALGQHPHLVRGVTHAVRDAVEVPLVVKLTPNVTDILPVAEAAVAGGADILAAINTVQCLMGIDLDTLEPLPSVAGAGTYGGYSGPAVKPIGLRIVSQIARELPVPIMGVGGVSRWQDAAEYIAVGASAVQVCTAVMWRGAGIVRGMNEGLAGYLAERGLSGPGALRGLALPRIGTHEALSRDASSRARAEHPERCTVCGRCVTACRDGGSGAISIGERAVAIDEGRCDGCGLCALVCPEGVMVVRRG; this comes from the coding sequence ATGCCCGCATCCCCCCACACGCTCAAAACCACCGTAGGCACCCTCTCGCTCGACAACCCCTTCATCCTCGCCTCGGGCCCCCCGACCGCATCGGGCGACCAGATCAGGCACGCCTTCAGGCTCGGCTGGGGCGGGGCGGTGACAAAGACCATTGTCCCGGACTCGATGGAGATCACGGACGTCTCGCCCAGGTTTGCCGCCTGGAAAGGAGAGGACACCGGGCTCCTCGGTTTCGAGAACATCGAACTGCTCAGCAAGCGGGACCTCGCCTGCTGGACCGGGGAGATCGCCGCCATCAAAAAGGAATACCCGGACCGGGTCCTGATCGCAAGCATCATGGCCTCGCCCGACCCCGCGGAGTGGCGGGACCTCGCCAGCGCCGTTGTCGATGCCGGGGCCGATGCGGTCGAACTGAACGTCTCCTGCCCCCACGGCATGCCCGAACGGGGCGTCGGCGCCGCACTCGGGCAGCACCCTCATCTTGTCAGGGGGGTGACGCATGCCGTGCGGGACGCCGTCGAGGTCCCGCTGGTCGTCAAACTCACGCCCAACGTGACCGACATCCTGCCCGTCGCCGAGGCGGCGGTGGCGGGCGGGGCCGATATCCTCGCGGCGATCAACACGGTCCAGTGCCTGATGGGCATCGACCTCGACACCCTCGAACCCCTCCCGTCGGTCGCCGGGGCCGGCACCTACGGGGGATACTCGGGCCCCGCGGTAAAACCGATCGGGCTCCGCATCGTCTCGCAGATCGCACGGGAACTCCCGGTCCCGATCATGGGCGTCGGCGGCGTCTCGCGCTGGCAGGATGCGGCCGAGTACATCGCGGTGGGGGCGTCGGCGGTCCAGGTCTGCACCGCGGTGATGTGGCGGGGGGCCGGGATCGTCCGGGGCATGAACGAGGGGCTCGCGGGCTACCTTGCCGAGCGGGGCCTTTCGGGGCCGGGAGCCCTGCGGGGCCTCGCCCTCCCCAGGATCGGGACGCACGAGGCCCTCTCCCGCGATGCCTCATCCCGCGCCCGTGCAGAGCACCCGGAGCGGTGCACCGTCTGCGGGCGCTGCGTCACCGCCTGCCGCGACGGGGGATCGGGTGCGATCTCGATCGGTGAGCGGGCCGTGGCGATCGACGAGGGGCGGTGCGACGGGTGCGGGTTGTGCGCCCTCGTGTGCCCGGAAGGCGTGATGGTCGTGCGGCGGGGATGA